A part of Solibacillus sp. FSL H8-0538 genomic DNA contains:
- a CDS encoding phage head closure protein yields the protein MNYQHNNNPAKLNNRILFQTPPDPKAIGPDGYASEEWTDYKKVWAEIKTQRGYKVFNSDATQWQGKSIFGVRYHEDLSEEMRIVFKEKTYEIESIVNDDERNQWLTIIAAEVL from the coding sequence ATGAACTATCAACACAACAACAATCCAGCGAAACTGAATAACCGCATACTTTTTCAAACACCACCTGATCCAAAAGCAATTGGACCTGATGGCTACGCATCGGAAGAATGGACGGATTATAAAAAAGTGTGGGCTGAAATTAAAACGCAGCGCGGCTACAAAGTATTTAATTCTGATGCTACTCAGTGGCAAGGGAAGAGTATTTTCGGTGTTCGATATCATGAGGATCTTTCTGAGGAAATGCGAATTGTTTTTAAAGAAAAAACCTACGAAATTGAATCAATAGTCAACGATGATGAACGTAATCAGTGGCTCACTATTATCGCGGCGGAGGTGTTGTAG
- a CDS encoding phage holin family protein, with translation MKTDTLYTSIVGGLMAWIGYLVGGIDHLIKALVIFMAIDYALGFMVSLVFKKTESKKMFKGLIKKTAMGLMVIAAVQLDMATESGNFMRNAMILFLIGMEGISMIENLGKLGIRVPKYLANAFTQLQMDNDDKSKDGEDK, from the coding sequence ATGAAAACAGACACACTATATACATCAATCGTAGGTGGCTTAATGGCGTGGATAGGGTACCTTGTCGGAGGTATTGACCACTTGATAAAAGCATTAGTAATATTTATGGCCATCGACTATGCACTAGGATTTATGGTGAGCCTAGTCTTCAAGAAAACTGAAAGCAAAAAGATGTTTAAAGGCTTAATTAAAAAGACTGCAATGGGGTTGATGGTCATTGCTGCAGTGCAATTAGACATGGCAACAGAGAGTGGAAACTTTATGCGAAATGCAATGATTCTATTTTTAATTGGTATGGAAGGTATCAGTATGATTGAAAACTTAGGTAAGCTAGGCATTCGTGTTCCGAAGTATTTAGCAAATGCGTTCACTCAGTTGCAAATGGATAATGATGATAAATCGAAAGATGGTGAGGACAAATGA
- a CDS encoding N-acetylmuramoyl-L-alanine amidase → MTVKEIELHPGHWKNTGSGSNGILNEVTEARKVTKRVYDILKSWKVPATYFEDNTSTNQKQNIDALVKEHNKDKDGLIVSIHFNASGGTQNRAIGTEVLYYDQKDLAAKIAEAISDATGGGLLNRGAKQRKDLGVLASTYEPAILIEICFVNSTIDAAIYQRDFEKICQAIAEVLAAAVGKRVTSKGDVEMEFSSPTLKVKTDALIKDKNAQKDLIAKGIKAGAFNKSWQDAFDKGELKKHDIIGLATLYALAK, encoded by the coding sequence ATGACAGTAAAAGAAATCGAACTTCACCCTGGTCATTGGAAGAACACAGGTAGTGGCTCTAACGGTATTTTGAATGAAGTAACAGAAGCAAGAAAGGTAACAAAACGTGTCTATGATATTTTAAAGTCATGGAAGGTGCCAGCCACATACTTTGAGGACAACACATCAACAAATCAGAAGCAGAATATTGATGCGCTCGTAAAAGAGCACAACAAGGACAAAGACGGGCTTATCGTGTCGATTCACTTTAACGCATCTGGTGGCACTCAAAACAGAGCTATTGGCACAGAGGTTCTTTACTACGATCAAAAGGATTTAGCAGCTAAAATTGCTGAAGCCATTAGCGATGCAACAGGTGGTGGCTTGTTAAACCGTGGTGCTAAACAACGAAAAGATTTGGGTGTACTTGCTAGCACTTATGAGCCGGCCATCTTAATTGAGATTTGCTTTGTTAACTCAACTATTGACGCTGCTATCTACCAACGTGATTTCGAGAAAATTTGCCAAGCGATAGCAGAGGTATTAGCAGCGGCCGTCGGAAAAAGAGTAACAAGTAAAGGAGATGTTGAAATGGAGTTTTCAAGCCCTACATTAAAGGTTAAAACAGATGCTCTCATTAAAGATAAGAATGCACAAAAGGATTTAATTGCGAAAGGTATTAAAGCAGGCGCGTTTAATAAATCGTGGCAAGATGCTTTCGATAAAGGTGAATTAAAAAAACACGACATTATCGGACTTGCGACATTATATGCACTTGCAAAATAA
- a CDS encoding phage tail tape measure protein has product MTSLGSLEVSLSLNAANFNKTIAQVDRHLKSMGSELQAIRAKGAAYENSIDGMRQKQDVLNRSFDASSLKLQEQRKRYDEMKASGTATETQLERQANLVNRAQTEYNRLERELSEVTEELRIQSSQWTQVGQRMEAVGATLKSVGDKMSSIGKDLSMKVTAPIIALGAASFKAAVDFESAFAGVRKTVDTTEEGFAKLEQGIRDMAKAGPSSASELAEIMEMAGQLGIAEDSLLSFTSTVSDLTTATNMTADQAATEFARFANIVGMSQDDFDKMGSSIVELGNNFATTESEISAMAMRLAGAGAQIGLSEADILGLSAALTSVGIEAEMGGSAISKVMVNMQVASTAGFKGVQELTQKTGLSLREMQLMSSNNSKGFTLMAESLGMTKTELNNMIKAGANLDGFSKIAGMTSEQFVKAFETDAIGALGAFINGLGNAEEAGESAINMLQEMGITEVRLRDSLLRAGNANELFAEAIKMSNDAWEENSALTDEASKRYATTESQLLTMKNRMMEIAMTIGEILIPIVLDIVNKVADWVEKFSDMSERSQKLALVIGAIAAAIGPLLIIGGALISSFGTIIGAVGTLSTAIGTAGGVTALLTAKLGFLSPVLTALSGPLGWTVAGIAAIGTAAVVVGKQMGESAIQIEDWSVGVSEATANAVGGFVKISDDVGQTLSTLYLTSTKITDEIATDLTSKFDAMYSQIVESSNEKHNAQMESLQNYFLNSSALTSNEEAKILEKRQQAHDAEIERLTAKNQLVADITQKAIEENRQLTYQERVVINNINLQMKEDAVRVLSESEVEQKVILEKMRVDASEVTALQAAEVVKNAVDQKQKVIEEANKQYEESIAHITRLRDETSEITTEQADRMIAEAKKSRDQTIFYAEEMHDEIVSEAKLQAGEHVDQVDWETGEIKSKWEVMKTDVSNKLKELGTNIKRDWTQAYNDTSKLVKEMASSVNEKFQGMGKNVGIKMNEAKDKIVGKWNEAEAFLKGINLKQIGLDIVSGLIKGIGDKFDGVQKKVEELASLIPEWTKKILGIKSPSRVMMAVGNDIGDGLVIGIGDKEPLIQKKMESISSIITNVTKNNAAEVAKIADKAEADRTKIQETYATKRKNLKKFTSSQIQGLEKDMHDKLDAVNTKAWADMQKKESEVSSQKLAAIKQYLEDKKSTEQLSLVAEAQIWEQSMLMFDKGTKERVEAQKTYKTAVEAVNKELISINNDYSNQIQKVNEDLVKQEETLTKAYEDAVNKRATSLYSFKNLFDEFKVEIDTTGDQLLVNLGTQVEGFKAWQREIETLSEKAIDKGLLAELREMGPNALPQLIALNSMTDTQLTQYSNLYKEKSALARKQAEIEMVGMKNDTDKQIKSLRTAAASELDRLQIEWSGKIESLTQTTATELSSLKQIGVDAGNGLLQGLSSTQGALQRKAQEIAESISKTIANALKIKSPSRVTMGFGVNINEGLIKGMEQSHGRLQEAMNNAYGSLSSSAAKSAEIRTASTMSSTSTIDNSRYMQPSITIINQVPNTSPSEIARKALQTQRQFAMEWGV; this is encoded by the coding sequence ATGACAAGTTTAGGTTCATTAGAGGTTAGTCTGTCGCTTAATGCGGCAAATTTTAATAAAACAATAGCTCAAGTGGATAGGCATTTAAAATCCATGGGTTCTGAGTTACAAGCTATTCGTGCAAAAGGTGCAGCTTACGAGAACTCTATTGATGGTATGCGCCAAAAACAAGATGTCTTAAATCGTTCATTTGATGCCTCCAGCTTAAAACTGCAGGAACAGCGCAAACGCTACGATGAGATGAAGGCAAGCGGCACTGCAACGGAAACACAACTTGAAAGGCAAGCGAATCTCGTCAACCGTGCGCAAACTGAATATAACAGATTAGAGCGCGAGTTATCTGAAGTGACAGAAGAACTTCGCATTCAATCTAGTCAGTGGACTCAAGTAGGTCAGCGCATGGAAGCAGTAGGTGCTACCTTAAAATCAGTCGGCGATAAGATGTCTTCTATTGGTAAGGATTTATCAATGAAAGTAACGGCTCCAATTATCGCGTTAGGTGCAGCTTCATTTAAAGCGGCAGTCGACTTTGAATCCGCTTTTGCAGGCGTTCGCAAAACTGTTGATACGACAGAAGAAGGCTTCGCTAAACTTGAGCAGGGTATTCGTGATATGGCAAAAGCTGGACCGTCATCTGCAAGTGAATTAGCGGAAATTATGGAGATGGCAGGGCAATTAGGTATTGCTGAAGATAGCTTACTCAGCTTTACATCTACAGTATCTGACTTAACTACTGCAACAAATATGACCGCTGATCAAGCTGCTACCGAATTTGCTCGATTTGCAAATATCGTCGGAATGTCTCAAGATGACTTTGACAAAATGGGTAGCTCTATTGTAGAGCTGGGTAACAACTTCGCAACGACTGAATCCGAAATTTCGGCTATGGCGATGCGTCTTGCCGGTGCGGGAGCGCAAATTGGTTTAAGTGAAGCAGACATACTTGGTTTATCTGCAGCCCTAACATCTGTTGGTATTGAGGCTGAAATGGGCGGTAGTGCGATCAGTAAAGTAATGGTAAATATGCAGGTTGCCAGTACGGCAGGCTTTAAGGGCGTACAGGAGTTAACACAAAAAACAGGCTTATCGTTGCGGGAAATGCAGTTAATGTCGTCTAACAACAGTAAAGGTTTTACGCTAATGGCGGAATCCCTTGGCATGACGAAAACTGAACTAAACAACATGATTAAGGCGGGCGCGAATTTAGATGGCTTCTCTAAAATTGCCGGAATGACTAGTGAACAATTCGTAAAAGCATTTGAAACAGATGCGATCGGTGCACTTGGGGCATTTATAAATGGATTAGGTAACGCAGAGGAAGCAGGCGAATCTGCTATTAATATGCTTCAAGAAATGGGCATTACAGAAGTTCGATTACGCGACAGTTTACTTCGTGCAGGGAATGCTAATGAGCTCTTTGCCGAGGCGATAAAAATGTCTAACGATGCGTGGGAAGAAAACTCTGCATTAACGGACGAAGCTTCAAAGCGCTATGCGACGACAGAATCTCAATTACTCACGATGAAAAACAGAATGATGGAAATCGCGATGACAATTGGCGAGATATTAATACCTATCGTTTTGGATATTGTAAATAAAGTTGCCGATTGGGTGGAAAAATTCAGTGACATGAGCGAAAGATCTCAAAAGTTAGCATTGGTAATCGGTGCAATTGCAGCAGCAATTGGGCCTCTGTTAATTATCGGAGGAGCATTAATTTCTAGTTTCGGAACAATAATAGGTGCGGTCGGTACTCTTTCTACAGCAATTGGAACGGCTGGCGGTGTTACGGCTTTATTAACTGCAAAATTAGGATTCTTATCTCCGGTATTAACTGCCTTATCAGGCCCTTTAGGTTGGACGGTTGCAGGAATTGCGGCAATCGGTACTGCGGCTGTAGTCGTAGGTAAGCAAATGGGTGAGTCCGCTATACAAATAGAGGATTGGTCAGTGGGCGTATCTGAAGCTACGGCCAATGCAGTAGGCGGCTTTGTAAAAATCTCAGATGATGTTGGTCAAACTTTATCGACGTTATATTTGACCTCCACAAAAATTACAGATGAAATTGCTACGGATTTAACTTCTAAATTCGATGCGATGTATTCTCAAATTGTGGAAAGCTCCAATGAAAAACATAATGCGCAGATGGAAAGTTTGCAAAACTATTTCCTTAATTCGTCAGCATTAACATCCAATGAAGAAGCAAAAATTTTAGAGAAGCGTCAACAAGCTCATGATGCAGAAATTGAAAGACTAACTGCTAAAAATCAACTTGTTGCGGATATTACACAAAAAGCAATTGAAGAAAATCGTCAGTTGACTTATCAGGAAAGAGTAGTAATCAATAATATTAATTTGCAAATGAAAGAAGATGCAGTACGTGTTTTATCAGAAAGCGAAGTAGAGCAAAAAGTTATCCTTGAAAAAATGAGAGTTGATGCATCTGAGGTTACAGCATTGCAGGCAGCGGAAGTTGTTAAAAACGCTGTTGATCAAAAGCAAAAAGTTATAGAAGAAGCCAATAAGCAATATGAAGAATCGATTGCTCATATAACCCGTTTGAGGGATGAAACAAGTGAGATTACTACAGAACAAGCAGATCGTATGATTGCCGAAGCGAAGAAATCACGAGATCAAACTATTTTCTATGCGGAAGAAATGCATGATGAAATTGTATCTGAAGCAAAATTACAAGCAGGCGAACACGTTGATCAAGTTGACTGGGAAACAGGCGAAATTAAATCTAAATGGGAAGTCATGAAAACGGACGTTTCTAACAAGTTGAAAGAACTAGGAACAAATATTAAACGTGACTGGACGCAAGCTTATAATGACACATCAAAATTGGTCAAAGAAATGGCATCGAGTGTAAACGAAAAATTCCAAGGAATGGGCAAGAACGTTGGCATAAAAATGAATGAAGCGAAGGATAAAATCGTCGGTAAATGGAATGAAGCAGAAGCGTTTTTAAAAGGAATTAATTTAAAGCAAATTGGCTTAGATATCGTTTCAGGTTTAATCAAAGGTATCGGAGATAAGTTTGACGGTGTACAAAAAAAAGTTGAAGAACTCGCTTCATTAATTCCTGAATGGACTAAGAAAATATTAGGTATCAAATCTCCTTCTCGCGTCATGATGGCTGTTGGTAATGATATCGGTGACGGTTTAGTTATCGGAATCGGCGATAAAGAGCCTTTAATTCAGAAAAAGATGGAAAGCATCTCTAGTATCATTACGAATGTTACCAAAAATAACGCAGCTGAAGTAGCAAAGATTGCTGATAAAGCTGAAGCAGATCGAACAAAAATTCAAGAAACATACGCAACAAAACGCAAGAATCTTAAAAAGTTTACATCTTCGCAGATTCAAGGACTTGAAAAAGATATGCACGATAAACTCGATGCGGTTAATACAAAAGCCTGGGCGGATATGCAAAAGAAAGAGTCTGAAGTCTCTTCTCAAAAGTTAGCAGCTATCAAGCAGTACCTCGAAGATAAGAAATCAACAGAGCAACTTTCTTTAGTTGCTGAAGCGCAAATTTGGGAGCAATCCATGTTAATGTTCGATAAAGGTACAAAAGAGCGTGTAGAAGCGCAGAAAACATATAAAACAGCAGTTGAAGCAGTTAACAAAGAATTGATTTCAATAAACAATGATTATTCTAATCAAATTCAAAAGGTGAATGAAGATTTAGTGAAGCAAGAAGAAACACTTACTAAAGCTTATGAAGATGCAGTGAACAAACGCGCGACATCTCTTTATTCATTCAAGAATTTATTTGATGAATTTAAAGTTGAAATTGATACAACAGGCGACCAATTACTTGTTAACTTAGGAACACAAGTTGAAGGTTTTAAAGCGTGGCAAAGGGAAATTGAAACGTTATCTGAAAAAGCGATTGATAAAGGATTGTTAGCAGAATTACGAGAAATGGGACCGAATGCACTTCCCCAATTAATTGCATTAAATAGCATGACTGATACGCAATTAACTCAATACAGTAATTTGTATAAAGAGAAATCTGCACTCGCTCGTAAACAAGCGGAAATTGAAATGGTTGGCATGAAGAACGATACAGACAAGCAAATTAAATCGTTAAGAACGGCAGCTGCAAGCGAACTCGACAGATTGCAAATTGAGTGGTCAGGTAAAATTGAGTCGCTCACTCAAACAACGGCTACAGAACTATCATCATTAAAACAAATTGGCGTAGATGCTGGTAATGGTTTGTTGCAAGGTCTATCGTCAACGCAAGGTGCATTGCAACGTAAAGCACAGGAAATTGCTGAATCTATTAGTAAAACGATTGCCAATGCTTTAAAAATTAAATCACCTTCAAGGGTTACAATGGGCTTCGGTGTCAACATCAATGAAGGGTTAATCAAAGGTATGGAACAATCGCATGGTCGTTTGCAAGAAGCGATGAACAACGCGTATGGTAGTTTATCTAGTAGTGCGGCGAAATCAGCTGAAATTAGGACAGCAAGTACTATGTCCTCCACATCAACGATTGATAACTCGAGGTATATGCAACCAAGTATTACGATCATTAACCAAGTACCGAATACGTCACCAAGTGAAATCGCACGAAAAGCATTACAAACACAACGTCAATTCGCTATGGAATGGGGTGTCTAA
- a CDS encoding phage tail family protein gives MAEKIIFINARGQSIELSNRRPFLLESVEGKGDVGADIQMQTAPFQDGSTFVDSLLQPRALSLKVAILADDNDTLLVQRQHLATVLNPKLGLGMLIYENGNTIKEIQAIPESVPIFPTGRENKLFRLQRAMVNLLCPSPFWEDINRENYKLEDFVGNFRFSFRFPVRFSTRGDSRILVNKGDVPTPIRVEFRGPVTNPKITNLTTGEFIRVNRAIPEGYKLILDTSFGNKRVEIIGPDDIVQNAFHYIDLASTFFSLDVGENRFSFITDGGNPEVYVEYKHRYLSV, from the coding sequence TTGGCGGAAAAAATTATATTTATAAACGCAAGAGGGCAGTCTATCGAGTTATCGAATCGGCGCCCTTTTCTACTTGAATCTGTGGAAGGTAAAGGGGACGTAGGAGCAGATATACAAATGCAAACTGCACCTTTCCAAGACGGCAGTACGTTTGTTGATTCATTATTACAACCACGGGCGTTATCGCTTAAAGTAGCGATTTTAGCGGATGATAACGACACGCTATTAGTTCAACGTCAGCACCTAGCAACGGTATTAAATCCAAAGCTAGGTTTGGGTATGCTAATTTACGAGAACGGCAATACAATTAAGGAAATACAAGCGATTCCTGAAAGCGTACCTATATTCCCGACAGGTAGAGAAAACAAATTGTTTCGATTACAGCGTGCAATGGTTAATTTGTTATGTCCTTCTCCATTCTGGGAGGATATAAATAGAGAAAATTATAAACTAGAAGATTTCGTAGGCAATTTCCGTTTTAGTTTTAGATTTCCAGTACGATTTTCAACGCGTGGCGATTCTCGAATTCTAGTGAATAAGGGTGATGTACCGACGCCAATTCGAGTAGAGTTCCGTGGTCCAGTAACTAATCCGAAAATTACGAACCTTACTACAGGGGAATTTATTCGTGTTAATCGGGCTATTCCTGAGGGCTATAAATTAATACTCGATACTTCATTCGGGAATAAGAGAGTTGAAATTATAGGTCCTGATGACATTGTGCAAAATGCATTTCATTACATTGACTTGGCATCTACTTTTTTTAGTTTAGATGTTGGTGAAAATCGATTTAGTTTTATTACAGACGGTGGAAACCCAGAAGTGTATGTAGAATACAAACATCGCTATTTAAGCGTTTAA
- a CDS encoding HK97-gp10 family putative phage morphogenesis protein, with product MEINFSGLDAVMQNIARMAIEEDTERKALIKAAKVVKDAISEEAPVDKRSGEDSATLKNNIKSSRPVDGEVKIHTGQAYHAHLVEFGRSAGSAVAKKKGKEQKVTWGATAANPFFTRGFEGSKDTAMLEMAEVIKRDLKL from the coding sequence TTGGAAATTAATTTTAGTGGTCTTGATGCAGTAATGCAAAATATAGCTCGAATGGCTATTGAAGAAGATACCGAACGTAAGGCTCTGATCAAAGCAGCCAAAGTTGTAAAAGATGCGATTTCGGAAGAGGCGCCAGTTGACAAGCGCTCAGGAGAAGATTCTGCAACACTTAAAAACAACATTAAATCAAGCCGTCCTGTCGATGGCGAAGTGAAAATTCACACTGGGCAAGCTTATCACGCTCACTTAGTTGAGTTTGGTCGTTCAGCAGGTTCTGCAGTCGCCAAAAAGAAGGGGAAAGAGCAGAAAGTCACATGGGGCGCAACTGCAGCGAATCCCTTCTTTACACGCGGATTTGAAGGCAGTAAAGATACTGCGATGCTGGAAATGGCAGAAGTCATTAAAAGGGATTTGAAACTATGA
- the gpG gene encoding phage tail assembly chaperone G: MKIVVRIKGEDKTFINDFVAARIFRNALALNEKMKDQGTNISVDTFDEMVEFVIAVFNHQFTVDDFYDGVEAYKFQDEIMRVFNSVLNVGGLETVDSEGK; the protein is encoded by the coding sequence ATGAAAATTGTAGTACGCATTAAAGGTGAAGATAAAACGTTTATAAACGATTTCGTAGCAGCACGAATTTTCCGCAACGCACTAGCCTTAAACGAAAAAATGAAAGATCAAGGTACGAATATTTCTGTTGATACTTTTGATGAGATGGTGGAGTTCGTTATTGCGGTCTTTAATCATCAATTTACTGTGGATGATTTTTATGACGGCGTAGAAGCGTACAAATTCCAAGATGAAATTATGCGCGTGTTTAATAGTGTACTAAATGTAGGTGGTTTAGAAACAGTAGACTCTGAGGGAAAGTAA
- a CDS encoding helix-turn-helix domain-containing protein has product MGREIEIKLKGILKDRGMEQKDLAALTKLSNRTISELVNNKVVHVPKVSLCKIADALEIDDIRELIDFKQKKDRYPK; this is encoded by the coding sequence ATGGGGCGAGAAATCGAAATCAAGTTGAAGGGGATATTAAAGGATAGAGGAATGGAACAAAAGGATCTTGCTGCATTAACGAAATTATCGAATAGGACTATTTCTGAATTGGTAAACAACAAAGTAGTTCACGTCCCTAAAGTTTCACTATGCAAAATCGCCGATGCATTAGAAATCGATGATATTAGGGAATTAATTGATTTTAAACAAAAAAAAGACCGCTATCCAAAGTAA
- a CDS encoding siphovirus ReqiPepy6 Gp37-like family protein yields the protein MKKPIRILSLNMDILAEIDNYESMFFIRSWHGIGAIELRINRYKKYSDTLLKDNLILVGNNLNKVFIIKHREIELDENGKITENWLIKGYALKSIVAQRITMPPERTAYDNKSGNTETVMKHYVNQNLVNPVDARRKVPQLVIAPDLARGSNISYSSRFKNVGEEMSTLSLGSGLGWDVTLDIANKQWVFDIVEGRDLTVNQSMNPPVVFSPQFESLKSMHYTQSELNFKNVAIVAGQGEGIERRIVAVGSYAGLKRHEIFIDARDVAEVDDEEQPIPVQQIIQSLTDRGQQQLNELMQEEYLEGQILTNSPFVYQQDYDLGDIPTIQNVDWRITMNARITEVKEIYEQSGFSIEATFGNNRPTLIQKIKQELSQISGEVRR from the coding sequence ATGAAAAAGCCCATTCGAATATTATCCTTAAACATGGACATTTTAGCCGAAATCGACAACTATGAATCCATGTTCTTCATTCGTTCCTGGCATGGCATCGGCGCTATTGAATTACGTATTAATCGTTACAAAAAATACTCAGATACATTATTAAAGGATAACCTTATTCTTGTTGGAAACAACTTGAATAAGGTTTTTATTATTAAGCACAGGGAAATTGAACTTGATGAAAACGGTAAAATCACGGAGAACTGGTTGATTAAAGGTTATGCATTAAAATCGATTGTTGCGCAGCGTATTACGATGCCACCTGAACGCACTGCTTATGATAATAAGTCAGGCAACACAGAAACAGTCATGAAGCATTACGTTAATCAAAACCTTGTCAATCCAGTAGATGCAAGGCGTAAAGTACCACAACTAGTGATTGCACCCGATTTAGCTAGAGGTAGCAATATTTCTTATTCTTCACGTTTTAAAAACGTTGGTGAAGAAATGAGTACATTATCTCTTGGAAGTGGTCTTGGTTGGGATGTAACGCTTGATATCGCTAATAAGCAGTGGGTATTCGATATTGTGGAAGGCAGAGATTTAACAGTTAATCAGTCGATGAATCCTCCAGTTGTATTCAGTCCACAATTCGAATCGCTTAAATCGATGCATTACACTCAAAGCGAACTCAATTTTAAAAATGTAGCAATTGTAGCTGGGCAGGGTGAAGGTATTGAAAGACGAATTGTAGCGGTTGGCTCATACGCAGGATTAAAACGTCATGAAATATTTATCGATGCAAGGGACGTTGCAGAAGTTGACGATGAGGAACAACCTATTCCAGTGCAACAAATTATTCAATCGTTAACGGATCGTGGACAACAACAATTAAATGAGCTGATGCAAGAAGAATATTTAGAAGGGCAGATATTAACGAATAGCCCTTTTGTTTATCAACAAGACTATGATCTTGGCGATATTCCAACTATCCAGAATGTCGATTGGCGAATCACAATGAATGCGAGAATTACTGAAGTTAAAGAGATTTATGAGCAAAGTGGTTTTAGTATTGAAGCTACGTTTGGAAATAACAGGCCAACTCTTATTCAAAAAATAAAACAAGAACTCTCACAAATTAGTGGGGAGGTTAGAAGATAA
- a CDS encoding major tail protein, translating into MTPLNEKPQKISLKKIHYAIMTNEATEAWGAVKTLTMPISLTLTPNFSEAHLDAGDRVVDSEAQLDSITIAGETADLPTEVLVDWYGHAMSDEGGIITNSNDSPNPIAIGFESGSKLTWFFKSKLKPGEEAAATRKKGETNYKTYPFSGEALPLINGNIKHVVDTRDTGVTATAETFFATVTLPTITPTP; encoded by the coding sequence ATGACACCATTAAATGAAAAACCACAGAAAATTAGTTTAAAGAAAATCCATTATGCAATTATGACGAACGAAGCTACAGAAGCGTGGGGAGCAGTTAAAACATTAACAATGCCTATCTCTTTAACGTTAACACCGAATTTTTCTGAAGCGCACCTTGATGCCGGGGACCGTGTTGTAGACTCTGAGGCGCAACTTGATTCCATTACAATTGCCGGAGAAACTGCGGATTTACCAACAGAAGTATTAGTTGACTGGTATGGCCATGCGATGTCAGACGAGGGTGGTATTATCACCAACTCAAATGACTCGCCTAATCCGATTGCAATTGGTTTTGAATCTGGCTCTAAGCTGACTTGGTTCTTCAAATCAAAATTAAAACCGGGTGAAGAAGCGGCAGCTACTCGTAAAAAAGGAGAAACAAATTACAAAACGTATCCTTTCAGCGGCGAAGCATTACCTCTTATCAACGGAAACATTAAACATGTCGTCGATACACGCGATACTGGAGTGACAGCAACAGCAGAAACTTTCTTTGCTACAGTAACATTACCGACAATTACGCCAACACCTTAA
- a CDS encoding head-tail connector protein — MAEETYSLLDELKEFLRVDGEDEGRSLKTFLTSAQIYLEGAGVKQPNDYYLEIDGREVFAQHRLAVMVLATHFYENRLAITPTTIKVEQIPIPYGVQSMILQLKWVNPDELSTQQQSSETE, encoded by the coding sequence ATGGCTGAGGAAACTTACTCATTATTAGATGAGCTCAAGGAATTCTTACGTGTTGATGGGGAGGATGAAGGACGTTCCCTCAAGACATTTTTAACGTCAGCCCAGATTTATTTAGAGGGAGCGGGTGTGAAACAGCCCAATGATTATTATCTTGAAATTGACGGAAGAGAAGTGTTTGCCCAACATCGCTTAGCCGTCATGGTGCTCGCTACACACTTTTATGAAAACCGCCTAGCAATTACACCGACGACGATTAAAGTAGAACAAATTCCAATTCCATATGGTGTTCAGTCGATGATTTTACAACTAAAGTGGGTGAATCCTGATGAACTATCAACACAACAACAATCCAGCGAAACTGAATAA